In Hirundo rustica isolate bHirRus1 chromosome 2, bHirRus1.pri.v3, whole genome shotgun sequence, one genomic interval encodes:
- the SMCO4 gene encoding single-pass membrane and coiled-coil domain-containing protein 4 isoform X2, with protein sequence MRQLRGKPKKETSKDKKERKQAMQEARQQITTVVLPTLAVVVLLIVVFVYVATRPNTTE encoded by the coding sequence ATGAGGCAGCTTAGAGGAAAACCCAAAAAAGAGACCTCCAAAgataaaaaggagagaaaacaggcaATGCAGGAGGCCCGGCAACAGATCACCACCGTGGTGCTTCCCACGCTGGCCGTCGTAGTACTGCTGattgttgtgtttgtttatgTAGCGACTCGTCCAAATACAACTGAATGA
- the SMCO4 gene encoding single-pass membrane and coiled-coil domain-containing protein 4 isoform X1: MSSFLAQPAAQRKGSSSVSCFKRPWTIFCCSTPFGPTFQQKKKDPKRRMRQLRGKPKKETSKDKKERKQAMQEARQQITTVVLPTLAVVVLLIVVFVYVATRPNTTE; this comes from the coding sequence ttTCTTGCACAGCCAGCCGCTCAACGGAAAGGGAGTTCTTCAGTCTCTTGTTTCAAAAGACCTTGGACAATCTTCTGCTGTTCCACTCCCTTTGGTCCCacatttcagcaaaaaaaaaaagatccaaaGAGGAGGATGAGGCAGCTTAGAGGAAAACCCAAAAAAGAGACCTCCAAAgataaaaaggagagaaaacaggcaATGCAGGAGGCCCGGCAACAGATCACCACCGTGGTGCTTCCCACGCTGGCCGTCGTAGTACTGCTGattgttgtgtttgtttatgTAGCGACTCGTCCAAATACAACTGAATGA